In the Nitrospirales bacterium LBB_01 genome, one interval contains:
- a CDS encoding rubredoxin, translated as MWQCPAANCGYIYNPAKGDKKGKIPSGTKFEDLPEDWKCPLCGVGKKFFKHVEP; from the coding sequence ATGTGGCAGTGTCCGGCAGCTAATTGTGGTTATATATATAACCCGGCAAAGGGTGACAAGAAGGGAAAGATACCATCTGGTACAAAATTTGAGGATTTACCGGAGGACTGGAAATGCCCGTTGTGCGGGGTAGGCAAAAAATTCTTTAAACATGTAGAACCTTAA
- a CDS encoding thermonuclease family protein — translation MAKKKGKGNFLRRVVYLLIIAVLIYVTIFGFYPRYKKQIPTLVRKIPYLEKIYKPAGTPIKARVVRVYDGDTVVVAPLEGNKRFICRLYGIDAPEVSNMSQKGQPYAVESLQELKKLVSGYTVEVTTTGDSSYNREICLITRDGLDINLEMVKRGYAWAYVKYLKKEDSGRYVDAKIAASEKKLGLWRQKAPEPPWEFRKRHEFK, via the coding sequence GTGGCAAAGAAAAAGGGCAAAGGAAATTTTCTTAGAAGGGTAGTTTATTTATTAATAATAGCTGTTTTGATTTACGTAACGATTTTTGGTTTTTATCCGCGGTACAAAAAGCAAATTCCCACACTCGTTAGAAAAATTCCGTACTTAGAGAAGATATACAAACCTGCCGGCACTCCGATAAAAGCCCGCGTGGTGAGAGTGTATGACGGTGACACTGTTGTGGTTGCGCCATTAGAGGGAAACAAGCGCTTTATTTGCCGACTTTATGGGATTGACGCTCCTGAGGTCTCCAACATGTCACAGAAAGGACAGCCTTATGCCGTTGAGTCTTTGCAGGAGTTAAAAAAGTTAGTTTCTGGATACACAGTTGAAGTTACCACAACAGGGGATAGCTCCTATAACCGGGAGATATGTCTGATTACCCGAGATGGACTTGACATAAACCTTGAGATGGTAAAAAGAGGCTACGCATGGGCATACGTTAAATACCTTAAGAAGGAGGACTCAGGCAGGTACGTCGATGCTAAAATTGCAGCTAGTGAAAAGAAACTCGGACTGTGGCGGCAAAAAGCCCCTGAGCCTCCGTGGGAATTCAGAAAGAGACATGAATTCAAATAA
- a CDS encoding HDOD domain-containing protein, translated as MEDSQKQMFEMVESMPAFPKSVHRIIELTSNINCNPKELVEVIEHDPVLILNILKLVNSASFGLSQKITSINHAVVYIGLNTVKNLAIITSTLGVLPRRNKAGFDIDKFLLHCLSVATITKLLAKKSGVADNVIFDYFLAGMLHDIGKIVFAQYLPDKFKQALDMAKEEGITLYNAEQKVIGYNHAYIGSMLAKKWKLPAALVDCISRHHSLTEEGTESSEFTDFVFMANQITKQLSIGFGGEILLDTIPKRIFDRFGTDLPAIITSFENLDSEIEKAQSFIKA; from the coding sequence ATGGAAGATAGCCAAAAACAGATGTTTGAGATGGTGGAAAGTATGCCGGCTTTCCCTAAGAGCGTTCACCGGATTATTGAGTTAACCTCAAATATAAACTGTAATCCCAAGGAACTTGTGGAGGTTATCGAACATGACCCTGTATTGATACTTAATATACTTAAGCTCGTAAACTCGGCAAGTTTTGGGCTTTCTCAAAAAATAACATCTATAAACCATGCCGTTGTCTATATCGGACTTAATACGGTGAAAAACCTTGCAATAATTACCTCTACTTTGGGTGTGTTACCTCGCAGAAACAAGGCTGGTTTTGATATTGATAAGTTTCTCCTGCACTGTTTATCGGTCGCAACAATAACCAAACTTCTTGCCAAAAAATCAGGGGTTGCAGACAATGTAATTTTTGATTATTTTTTGGCAGGTATGCTGCATGATATTGGCAAAATTGTTTTTGCTCAATATCTCCCGGATAAGTTTAAGCAGGCTCTTGACATGGCAAAAGAGGAGGGGATTACTCTGTATAATGCCGAACAAAAGGTAATAGGCTATAATCATGCTTATATAGGCTCGATGCTTGCCAAGAAATGGAAGCTTCCTGCCGCACTGGTTGACTGCATAAGCCGGCATCACAGTCTTACAGAGGAAGGGACAGAGAGTTCAGAGTTTACAGACTTCGTGTTTATGGCCAATCAGATAACAAAGCAGCTTAGTATAGGTTTTGGCGGAGAGATTTTACTGGATACTATCCCAAAAAGAATTTTTGATCGTTTTGGCACGGATTTGCCTGCAATTATTACCTCTTTTGAAAATCTTGACAGCGAAATAGAGAAAGCCCAGTCTTTCATCAAAGCATGA
- a CDS encoding MBL fold metallo-hydrolase → MRIRFWGVRGSIASPGPKTVKYGGNTTCIEVETDEGDHIVLDAGTGIAPLSFTYLSKLPLSCSIFITHTHWDHIQGLPFFVPIFIPNNKIDIYGAFDPISRKSVKDIMSTQMEYCFFPVREAELKAEINYHTLVEKQTVTVGSAKITNILMNHPVLNYGYRIESNGKAMFFTGDNEPLYNIYEPGDDYFAEYENLISFKNGQMYDIIRGVDVLIADAAYTEDEYKIKRGWGHGTIKSTIAMAKAAEVKSLYMTHHEPTRGDDNLEQLYQDALKQYPLSSGTPPFFLAQEGHEIIL, encoded by the coding sequence ATGAGGATACGGTTTTGGGGAGTTAGAGGTTCAATTGCCTCTCCTGGGCCTAAAACCGTTAAGTATGGCGGTAATACAACCTGTATAGAGGTGGAAACAGACGAGGGTGACCATATAGTTTTAGATGCAGGAACTGGCATTGCTCCACTGTCATTTACATATTTATCTAAACTACCTTTGAGTTGTTCTATTTTTATAACACATACGCATTGGGATCACATTCAGGGGCTTCCGTTTTTTGTGCCGATTTTCATACCTAATAATAAAATAGACATATATGGGGCATTTGATCCGATATCCCGTAAGTCTGTGAAAGATATAATGTCCACCCAGATGGAATATTGTTTCTTTCCTGTCCGTGAAGCGGAACTTAAAGCAGAAATCAATTATCACACTTTAGTAGAAAAACAAACTGTTACAGTTGGCTCTGCTAAAATAACAAACATTCTGATGAATCATCCGGTTCTTAACTATGGCTACAGAATAGAAAGTAATGGTAAAGCCATGTTTTTTACAGGTGATAACGAGCCTCTTTATAATATATACGAGCCTGGGGATGATTACTTCGCTGAATATGAAAATCTTATATCCTTCAAAAACGGGCAGATGTATGATATCATACGTGGAGTGGACGTTCTGATAGCCGACGCTGCATATACCGAGGATGAATACAAAATAAAAAGAGGCTGGGGACATGGCACCATTAAGAGCACTATAGCAATGGCAAAGGCGGCAGAGGTTAAGAGTTTATACATGACACATCACGAACCTACACGAGGTGACGACAATCTGGAGCAATTATATCAGGATGCTCTCAAGCAATATCCATTATCCTCCGGAACACCGCCGTTTTTCCTGGCTCAGGAGGGCCATGAAATCATACTATAG
- a CDS encoding nitroreductase, which yields MTEFSVNKERCIKCGECIEDCVMNIIAFESEYPAIIQGKESECIQCEHCFAVCSEGAVSILGLNPDNATKLEGNLPETSKLEVLMKGRRAVRRYLKEPIPWETISGLLDVVVNSPTGRNTRQNLFTVVSDPLVMDKIREETMSGIRRAVANNAIPQGFEFYSFVVDAWDAGKDIIFRGAPHMLAVSAPKDAPCPEADTLIALTYFELLAQSMGIGTLWNGLLKWAVTAIVPELRKKIGIPEDHHIGYFMVFGRPAVRYYRTVQRGPAMINRVII from the coding sequence ATGACGGAGTTTTCAGTTAATAAAGAACGATGTATCAAGTGCGGTGAGTGTATAGAAGATTGTGTAATGAATATTATTGCATTTGAAAGCGAATATCCTGCAATCATTCAAGGAAAGGAAAGCGAATGTATTCAGTGTGAGCATTGTTTTGCGGTTTGCAGTGAAGGAGCAGTCAGCATTTTAGGTCTTAATCCGGACAATGCGACCAAACTTGAAGGAAATCTGCCTGAAACCAGTAAGCTTGAGGTACTTATGAAGGGACGGCGGGCTGTGAGACGATATTTGAAGGAGCCTATACCGTGGGAGACTATAAGTGGTCTGTTGGATGTCGTAGTAAATTCACCGACAGGTAGAAATACAAGACAGAATCTTTTTACAGTTGTTAGTGACCCTCTTGTTATGGACAAAATAAGAGAGGAAACAATGTCAGGAATCCGCAGAGCAGTTGCAAACAATGCCATCCCCCAGGGATTTGAATTCTACTCTTTCGTAGTTGACGCCTGGGATGCAGGCAAAGACATTATTTTCCGTGGTGCACCACACATGCTTGCCGTATCAGCTCCAAAAGACGCCCCTTGTCCTGAGGCAGACACTCTCATAGCGCTTACATATTTTGAGTTGTTGGCACAAAGCATGGGAATAGGCACACTTTGGAATGGTCTTTTAAAATGGGCTGTTACTGCTATTGTGCCGGAGCTTAGAAAGAAAATAGGAATTCCAGAAGACCATCATATAGGGTATTTCATGGTATTTGGCAGACCTGCTGTACGCTATTACCGCACTGTTCAGAGAGGGCCTGCAATGATAAATAGGGTTATAATCTGA
- a CDS encoding nucleoside deaminase, translated as MSGGVLCTDDECYMGEALKEASLALESGDVPVGAVIVSSNGTIISRAHNIKEQLGDPTAHAETLAIREACRITGDWRLKGLTLYVTKEPCVMCAGAILNSRISRLVYGSVDTKAGAVNSLYNLLNDVRLNHRVIVTSGILQRECTILLKEFFELLRRGCRAV; from the coding sequence ATGTCTGGAGGTGTACTCTGTACGGATGATGAGTGTTACATGGGTGAAGCGCTTAAGGAGGCGTCCCTTGCATTAGAATCCGGGGATGTGCCTGTAGGGGCTGTGATAGTCAGTAGTAATGGCACAATAATTTCAAGAGCACATAATATAAAGGAGCAGTTAGGAGATCCTACTGCCCATGCTGAAACCTTAGCAATCAGGGAAGCGTGCAGGATAACTGGAGACTGGAGACTTAAGGGCTTAACACTTTATGTGACAAAGGAGCCCTGTGTAATGTGTGCTGGGGCAATATTAAATTCCCGCATAAGCCGTCTGGTGTATGGCTCAGTTGATACAAAGGCAGGTGCAGTTAATTCGCTCTATAATCTACTAAATGATGTTAGATTAAATCACAGAGTAATTGTTACCTCTGGCATTTTACAGAGGGAATGTACGATACTATTGAAAGAATTTTTTGAGTTGTTAAGGAGAGGTTGCCGAGCGGTTTAA
- a CDS encoding caspase family protein — MSGQFRIFTAVVCLILIAIVSMVGGADRGAAIKIKDNSGKEVNLYGESHALVIGVSAYQAGWPKLPGVINDVEVVTTLLTEQGFEVVTVINPSRDKLLMAFDDFIQKYGSKPDNRLLFYFAGHGHTVKKSYGDDMGYIVPVDAPRPDKDRSGFLAKAVDMQQIESYAKRIDAKHALFLFDSCFSGSIFDMSRAVPEIISYKASKPVRQFITSGAADEPVPDKSIFLEQFKAALEGAAADKDGYITGTALGEYLQNTVTNYSKGTQHPQYGKIRNPKLDKGDFVFKVKEEVAVATIPTSGDSPSKKTGKFSLDDLKRQREVEAQNAKKLEEMKSAFSELKSYLQTESNVDNKITALTRFNDVFSEEGSSSVEAKVIMDEVKDLFEKLKYSTRATNTPTDESRSKPEPTPTPNKDNSQKTTNAIDELGTFKNLSGDNKAKANYLPTDESTSKPEPTPTPDKNNSQKTTNVVNELGTFKNLSGN, encoded by the coding sequence ATGAGTGGGCAGTTTAGGATATTTACGGCAGTTGTGTGTTTAATACTTATAGCTATAGTTTCTATGGTGGGGGGTGCTGACAGAGGCGCAGCTATCAAGATTAAAGACAATAGTGGAAAAGAAGTAAACCTTTACGGTGAAAGTCATGCTCTTGTAATTGGTGTTTCTGCGTATCAGGCTGGTTGGCCTAAATTACCTGGCGTTATCAATGACGTGGAGGTTGTTACTACGCTTTTGACCGAGCAAGGATTTGAAGTCGTTACCGTCATCAATCCCAGCAGAGACAAACTTTTAATGGCTTTTGACGATTTCATTCAAAAATATGGTTCAAAACCCGATAACAGGCTGCTATTTTATTTTGCTGGCCATGGGCATACAGTAAAGAAGTCTTATGGCGATGATATGGGTTACATTGTACCGGTTGACGCACCCAGACCGGATAAAGACAGATCGGGTTTTTTAGCAAAAGCTGTAGATATGCAGCAAATAGAGTCTTATGCTAAAAGAATTGATGCTAAGCATGCGTTATTTCTTTTTGACAGTTGTTTTTCGGGTTCTATTTTTGATATGTCAAGAGCAGTGCCTGAAATTATTTCTTATAAAGCCTCAAAACCTGTGCGTCAATTTATCACCTCAGGAGCAGCAGATGAGCCCGTGCCTGATAAGAGTATCTTTCTGGAGCAATTTAAGGCAGCTTTAGAGGGTGCAGCCGCTGACAAAGACGGCTATATAACCGGCACAGCATTGGGGGAGTATTTACAAAACACCGTCACTAATTACTCTAAGGGTACACAGCACCCACAATACGGTAAAATCAGAAATCCCAAACTTGATAAAGGTGATTTTGTTTTTAAAGTGAAAGAAGAGGTAGCTGTTGCCACAATACCAACCAGCGGCGATTCTCCGTCAAAAAAAACAGGCAAGTTCAGTCTGGATGACTTAAAACGGCAGCGTGAGGTGGAAGCTCAAAATGCAAAAAAACTTGAGGAGATGAAGAGTGCATTCAGTGAACTTAAGTCCTATTTACAAACCGAATCCAATGTGGATAATAAAATAACTGCCTTGACAAGGTTTAATGATGTTTTTTCAGAGGAGGGTTCCTCCTCAGTTGAGGCTAAGGTAATTATGGATGAGGTGAAGGATCTGTTTGAGAAATTAAAGTATAGCACAAGGGCAACAAATACACCTACGGATGAAAGCAGGTCAAAACCTGAACCTACGCCAACTCCTAATAAGGATAACTCACAGAAAACTACCAATGCAATAGATGAACTTGGCACATTTAAAAACCTTAGCGGAGATAACAAAGCAAAGGCAAATTATTTACCTACGGATGAAAGTACGTCAAAACCTGAACCTACGCCAACTCCTGATAAAAATAACTCTCAGAAAACTACCAATGTTGTAAATGAACTTGGCACATTTAAAAACCTTAGCGGCAACTGA
- a CDS encoding HU family DNA-binding protein encodes MTKAELIDQIAKEAGLTKAESAKALDSTTNAIINALKSGQKVTFIGFGTFSVSTRKAREGRNPRTGATLNIPEAKVPRFVPGKAFKDAVNSK; translated from the coding sequence ATGACAAAGGCAGAATTGATTGACCAGATTGCAAAGGAGGCGGGGCTTACTAAGGCAGAGTCCGCTAAAGCTCTTGACTCTACAACAAATGCTATTATCAACGCACTTAAAAGTGGACAGAAGGTCACCTTTATAGGTTTCGGTACGTTTTCCGTATCTACAAGAAAGGCAAGAGAGGGACGTAACCCTAGGACAGGGGCAACACTTAATATACCTGAGGCTAAAGTTCCCAGATTTGTTCCTGGTAAGGCTTTTAAGGATGCTGTAAATAGTAAGTAG
- a CDS encoding hemerythrin family protein: MEIYWDESLSTGVDTIDKQHKEIIARINALLSMSDEEKEGELDKILRFFGGYVIDHFNTEEAIMIKHKYPQYDEHKGEHMKFLKSYSSLKRLFEKEGATELIITATQNQAVDWLIKHIMNTDQKMADFIRNKI; encoded by the coding sequence GTGGAAATATACTGGGATGAGAGTCTGTCAACAGGAGTAGATACAATTGATAAGCAACATAAGGAGATTATAGCGAGAATTAACGCCCTATTATCTATGTCGGATGAGGAAAAAGAGGGAGAGTTAGATAAAATTTTGAGGTTTTTCGGCGGATATGTCATAGATCACTTTAACACTGAAGAGGCTATCATGATAAAACACAAATATCCTCAGTACGATGAACACAAAGGTGAGCACATGAAGTTTCTTAAAAGTTATTCGTCGCTTAAGAGACTCTTTGAAAAAGAGGGCGCCACTGAGCTAATAATAACTGCTACACAGAATCAGGCTGTTGACTGGCTCATTAAGCATATCATGAATACGGATCAGAAAATGGCTGATTTTATAAGAAACAAGATATAA
- a CDS encoding response regulator: MRILVAEDDFTSRTMLQRFLDGYGDVDVTVNGSEAIEAFNFALEENEPYDLICLDIMMPEIDGLKALKNIREKEKSIGVTPENGVKIVMTTALDSTKEISDTFYGSGCNDYLTKPIDLQRLTIILEKYGISKN; this comes from the coding sequence ATGAGAATATTAGTAGCAGAGGATGATTTTACAAGTCGCACAATGTTGCAGCGGTTTTTAGATGGCTATGGGGATGTGGATGTTACAGTGAACGGTTCTGAAGCGATCGAGGCTTTCAATTTTGCCTTAGAAGAAAATGAGCCTTATGATTTAATTTGTCTTGACATTATGATGCCTGAAATTGACGGCTTAAAAGCGTTAAAGAATATCCGTGAAAAAGAAAAAAGCATAGGAGTTACACCAGAAAATGGGGTCAAGATTGTAATGACTACAGCGCTGGATTCCACAAAGGAAATCTCTGACACTTTCTACGGCAGCGGTTGTAACGATTACCTTACAAAGCCTATAGATCTGCAACGGTTAACAATCATCCTTGAAAAATACGGTATATCTAAAAATTAA
- a CDS encoding response regulator — protein sequence MIEAHESCELLEAIADNVHAVIYLKDTSCRYLMVNRRFEYLFKKSKEDVSGKTDSEIFDSHYGEPFHADDLRVIESGSQIETEDIIHHPQGVNTYLTTRFPLFNKSRVVYAVCGISVDITGRKQVEEERIRSGITLEGTSKIKSAFLANMSHEIRTPLNGIIGMTELVLDTNLDSEQREYLMMVKNSSGYLLGILNSILDFSRIEAGRIEIDEVNFDLVSTISDIIEPFVVQALKKGIKLSTEISKDVPVSLKGDVGRLKQVFVNLIGNALKFTENGKIELKVGVAPATFGKRIFPPVSNTETRLLFSVSDTGIGIPKEKFELIFDSFTQGEVFMTKKYEGTGLGLAIVKKVLYMLGGDIWVESEPGKGSTFYFTARFSLHKTAPLTLPQIEKSEVKSRRILVVDSNPSSMLGLSEMIKSDGFIVETAPNGQSAISMLSKPGAGFDGIVLDFQLIDIDGFDFARKIKSELGLNSLKIIMLVSAGLKGDATVCREIGVSGYLVKPIYKSDLVEVLSLAIERGDNPAAQLLTRHTVRELRGPQNILVAEDNIVNQTLAVRLLQKRGYTPHVAGNGHEVLDLLEKQSFDIILMDVEMPEMDGLEATRYIRRIKDAKINAGIPIIAMTAHALKGDMELCLAAGMDDYISKPLRAEDLYTLIEKYTGVGHNDAQIQEIQTKSQEIQVKPEPPVLRTATVSEKLSVSLQQLMATQQPSTRTSAKSLYIKETLERLEFDEETLRDIWTTFVSDVPKQMAYLTELYDNGDISGLQKQVRLIKDMSVKIGATALKSESFRMELALRKISTDFTDAERITVLNFIERLKIELDIVIRDIKTNLAKPAGTIA from the coding sequence ATGATAGAAGCGCATGAGAGTTGTGAGCTTCTTGAGGCAATTGCAGATAACGTCCATGCGGTCATATACCTTAAGGACACAAGCTGCAGATATCTGATGGTTAACCGACGCTTTGAGTATCTGTTCAAAAAATCAAAAGAGGATGTTTCGGGTAAGACTGATAGCGAAATTTTTGACTCCCACTACGGAGAGCCGTTCCATGCCGATGACTTGAGGGTTATTGAAAGCGGCAGCCAGATTGAAACTGAAGATATCATACATCACCCACAGGGTGTCAACACCTATCTGACCACAAGGTTCCCACTATTTAATAAATCAAGGGTCGTATATGCAGTGTGCGGCATTTCCGTTGATATAACTGGGAGAAAACAAGTGGAGGAGGAACGAATCCGCTCAGGTATTACATTAGAGGGTACAAGCAAGATAAAGAGCGCTTTTTTAGCCAATATGAGTCATGAAATCCGTACCCCTTTAAATGGTATCATTGGAATGACCGAACTTGTCCTTGATACCAACCTTGACTCAGAACAGAGAGAGTATCTGATGATGGTTAAAAACTCCTCTGGTTATTTGCTTGGCATTTTAAACAGCATTCTTGATTTTTCCAGGATAGAAGCGGGCAGAATTGAAATTGATGAGGTCAATTTTGACCTTGTCTCAACAATAAGCGATATTATTGAGCCGTTTGTAGTGCAGGCTTTAAAAAAAGGGATAAAACTAAGCACTGAGATTTCAAAGGATGTTCCGGTGTCGCTCAAAGGAGATGTCGGACGGTTAAAGCAGGTGTTTGTCAACCTGATAGGGAACGCTCTGAAGTTTACTGAAAACGGTAAAATAGAGTTAAAAGTCGGTGTTGCTCCTGCAACATTTGGCAAGAGGATTTTCCCGCCGGTATCAAACACAGAGACGCGTCTTCTATTTTCTGTTTCAGATACAGGAATAGGTATTCCAAAGGAAAAATTTGAGTTAATATTTGACAGTTTTACGCAGGGCGAGGTTTTTATGACCAAAAAGTACGAGGGAACGGGACTTGGGCTTGCGATAGTGAAAAAGGTTTTATATATGTTGGGCGGCGATATATGGGTGGAAAGTGAGCCGGGCAAAGGCAGCACATTTTATTTTACGGCGCGATTTTCACTGCATAAAACAGCGCCTTTAACGCTCCCTCAGATAGAAAAATCCGAGGTTAAAAGCAGACGCATACTTGTAGTTGACAGTAATCCGTCCTCTATGTTGGGGCTTTCAGAGATGATAAAAAGCGATGGATTTATTGTTGAAACGGCGCCAAACGGTCAGAGCGCTATCAGTATGCTTAGCAAACCTGGGGCAGGGTTTGACGGAATCGTTTTAGATTTTCAACTTATAGATATAGATGGATTTGATTTTGCAAGGAAAATAAAATCAGAGCTTGGTCTCAACTCGCTTAAGATAATAATGCTTGTGTCTGCGGGATTAAAAGGTGATGCGACTGTGTGCCGTGAAATCGGAGTGTCCGGGTATTTGGTTAAACCAATTTATAAATCCGATTTAGTTGAGGTGTTGAGTCTTGCAATAGAAAGAGGCGATAATCCGGCTGCGCAGCTTTTAACGCGCCACACGGTGAGGGAGTTACGAGGGCCTCAGAATATTTTGGTAGCTGAGGACAATATAGTAAACCAAACTCTTGCCGTCAGACTTCTGCAAAAAAGGGGATATACTCCGCATGTAGCAGGAAATGGGCACGAGGTTTTAGACCTATTGGAAAAACAAAGTTTTGATATTATTCTTATGGATGTAGAGATGCCTGAGATGGACGGCTTAGAGGCAACGCGCTACATTAGAAGGATAAAGGACGCTAAGATAAATGCTGGAATCCCCATTATTGCCATGACAGCCCACGCACTCAAAGGTGACATGGAGCTTTGTCTGGCTGCCGGAATGGATGACTACATCTCAAAACCGCTCAGAGCGGAGGATTTATATACGCTGATTGAAAAATACACTGGCGTTGGGCATAACGATGCACAGATACAGGAAATTCAGACAAAGTCACAGGAAATACAGGTAAAACCAGAGCCGCCTGTGTTAAGAACTGCCACAGTGTCAGAGAAACTTTCTGTTTCCTTGCAGCAGCTTATGGCAACACAGCAGCCCTCAACGAGAACCTCCGCTAAGTCATTGTACATAAAAGAGACCCTGGAGCGTCTTGAATTTGATGAGGAAACTCTAAGAGATATTTGGACTACATTTGTAAGTGATGTGCCAAAACAGATGGCATATCTGACAGAATTATACGACAACGGAGACATATCAGGGCTTCAAAAGCAAGTGCGTTTGATTAAAGATATGTCTGTAAAAATAGGCGCTACAGCCCTTAAGAGCGAGTCTTTCAGGATGGAGCTGGCTCTTAGAAAAATCAGCACAGATTTCACTGATGCAGAGAGAATAACGGTTTTAAATTTCATAGAGAGACTAAAAATTGAACTTGATATAGTTATAAGAGATATTAAAACAAACCTTGCAAAACCCGCAGGCACAATAGCTTAA